The proteins below are encoded in one region of Salmo salar chromosome ssa02, Ssal_v3.1, whole genome shotgun sequence:
- the LOC123728247 gene encoding probable N-acetyltransferase 14 codes for MVKLELDQVVMRRMRENDIETVKAIIKEGCQGTENRLILHILTRPVCLLLLATVSSVLRCFLHSFILALIIPVFLLIVYLKFTMPRSTGVLGTSRPYWDYVGSSYRGAQDETLPNPYSRISGKPPPAKGKARRRTKPKAEDKDKDSSPEIVDVEREKAAGQVWVADCEGEIVGCVSREGDCRLGMRRFCRVVVGCWYCREGLGRLLVQSLEQRERQTGARRVYAHVPYPSAVGEAFFRKLGYRLHGEVGYDGEKEEEDEEQPERTFLGFHVTKVFVKDLK; via the exons ATGGTAAAGCTGGAGCTAGATCAGGTGGtaatgaggaggatgagggagaatgACATCGAGACTgtcaaagctatcatcaag gagGGTTGTCAGGGAACAGAAAACCGTCTGATCCTCCACATCCTGACTCGTCCTGTCTGCCTCCTACTCCTGGCCACCGTCTCTTCTGTCCTCCGCtgcttccttcactccttcatccTGGCCCTCATCATCCCTGTCTTCCTGCTCATCGTCTACCTCAAGTTCACCATGCCACGCTCCACCGGAGTGCTGGGAACCAGCCGGCCCTACTGGGACTATGTGGGGAGCAGTTACCGAGGGGCGCAGGACGAGACCCTTCCCAACCCCTATAGCAGGATCAGTGGGAAACCCCCACCGGCAAAA GGCAAGGCCAGACGGAGGACCAAACCCAAGGCAGAGGACAAGGACAAAGACTCATCTCCTGAGATCGTAGACGTGGAGAGGGAGAAGGCAGCAGGGCAGGTGTGGGTGGCGGACTGTGAGGGGGAGATCGTGGGCTGTGTGTCCAGGGAAGGTGACTGTCGTCTGGGGATGAGGAGGTTCTGCAGGGTGGTGGTGGGCTGCTGGTACTGCCGGGAGGGCCTCGGCAGACTGCTGGTCCAGAGtctggagcagagggagaggcagacGGGGGCTAGGAGGGTCTATGCCCACGTCCCCTACCCTTCTGCAGTAGGAGAGGCCTTCTTCAGGAAGCTGGGCTACAGGCTGCATGGGGAGGTGGGCTACGAtggggagaaagaagaggaggatgaagagcaGCCGGAGAGGACATTTCTGGGCTTCCATGTCACCAAGGTGTTTGTCAAAGACCTCAAGTGA
- the znf628 gene encoding uncharacterized protein znf628 isoform X2: protein MRIHTGERPYICGECGRSFTHSSNLALHQNSQSHTGEGKGGETGGGNMGDEIREVIVGEDVTSQMLTDMGFVSQEATVGVGVGEVFLSSGHQTLLPHLTLTPSQGGVCTSRAIGTEVHVSTESGASVLLYSCGSCSQTFSTRTELEDHQAMHLGPGEEGSSGVGEGGEGGVGHLLADFEEVVETTAAAENGHTTAELLGLTGGVDGGNMGTTQAQFDLLQSFTVGAQIPTDSVETGGNTTGPGTGTECAYCGKSFKTSGGLNRHLAQVHSLSPSQSRSQFSCSACDRSFTLLSSLLTHQHSHTPEQRLLAEAEAEIVCPASLSLSLPLPSSPSQGDQHQDTQGEIHVSLMAVTEKGDREVVKTSTRAVVKGQRRGAASKTAGGNNERPYRCSECGKAFKGSSGLRYHMRDHTGERPYRCTECGKSFKRSSLLSIHQRVHTGVRAFQCPYCPLTFKWSSHYQYHLRQHTGERPYVCQECGKSFKNSSCLRRHSQLHSGLRPHICPICSKSFSQTSNLKQHERTHSGERPFQCAQCHKSFTHSSNLQLHLRTHSSRKDYKCPFCGKEFVMQSYLQRHMRTHGNGAVAGDAGVGGKEGGRAGKGGGGVTTTTTLLNPITLETTGNSGSLIVSQPALDIPPNTSQNYFMIQTANGLQLIPLSAPAPPPPPPPPPQTQYILLQCPSTNGSQPSLILVPTTATNPQPTLESQGLPLVQTVLNPAQTQMQHFQTISQQQQQPRFIITTNNNNVNNPPVAKTTTPSLNSMLNKPILGKSTRTARSRRGRKPKAAVGRNNTTYVATTTTSVTMTTAPVSQSGDVIPVSSCNVTSITPATVTAANTMTSSLPSSLPAKSQSPFSPPTASVSVSTPSSSTSATVTSGPLKVATVNSVTMVTPSSLPSDPVTWVGEPQTAPELGESTEQDMRGEQYVLCFQKEGGKKEEVKIGGEGGGSYVLQFQGQGSGEGGQGGMGREGDGESYVLRFQTEGEREGEREGGKEKGGLVSLNLLQEWGGVREGERRVGEDGGEGESFVLHFQTEPQSEERTTSDHGYPEGPSNSLELSCPPPQALMPLNGQEVVFELGDENKMVGQGSGESVQMIALIQGEGGGEGEGGSYSGAGGAVGEGRGPMEGIFQLEEGEGIVIIEVSTSSLREGMDRGEGGVTVERSEAKGGSGITERPEKDRNSAECIEIETGANEGENTATNGPTPNSQFS from the exons atgagaatccacacaggagagaggccCTACATCTGTGGAGAGTGTGGacgcagtttcacacactcatCCAATCTGGCCCTGCACCAGAATTCTCAAAGTCACACTGGTGAAGGAAaggggggggagacagggggaggcaaCATGGGGGATGAGATACGGGAGGTGATAGTGGGGGAGGACGTGACATCACAAATGTTGACGGACATGGGCTTTGTGAGCCAGGAGGCCACGGTGGGGGTGGGGGTCGGGGAGGTGTTCCTATCGTCAGGTCACCAGACCCTCCTGCCCCATCTCACCCTCACCCCCTCCCAGGGGGGTGTGTGCACATCCAGGGCCATCGGGACAGAAGTGCACGTGAGCACGGAGTCGGGCGCCAGCGTGCTGCTGTACAGCTGTGGCAGCTGTAGTCAGACATTCAGCACACGGACAGAGCTAGAGGACCACCAGGCCATGCACCTGGGCCCCGGGGAGGAGGGGAGCAgcggggtgggggaggggggagagggaggggtggggcaTCTGCTGGCTGATTTTGAGGAGGTGGTGgagacgacggcagcagcagagAACGGACACACTACGGCTGAACTACTGGGACTGACCGGGGGAGTGGACGGAGGG AATATGGGGACTACTCAGGCCCAGTTTGACCTGCTGCAGAGCTTCACAGTGGGGGCTCAGATCCCCACAGACAGCGTGGAGACAGGGGGTAACACCACAGGTCCAGGGACGGGCACAGAGTGTGCCTACTGCGGGAAGAGCTTCAAGACCAGCGGAGGGCTCAACAGACACCTGGCACAG gtccactccctctctccctcccagtctcGCTCCCAGTTCAGCTGCTCTGCATGCGACCGCTccttcaccctcctctcttccctgctcACCCACCAGCACTCCCACACCCCCGAGCAGCGCCTCCTAGCCGAGGCTGAGGCGGAGATCGTCTGCCCCGCGTCCCTGTCCCTTTCCCTGCCCCTGCCCTCCTCCCCCAGCCAGGGGGACCAGCACCAGGACACCCAGGGGGAGATCCACGTCAGCCTGATGGCTGTGACTGAGaagggggacagggaggtggTCAAGACATCCACCAGAGCAGTGGTCAAgggccagaggagaggagcagctaGTAAGACTGCTGGGGGGAACAACG AGAGGCCGTACCGTTGCTCTGAGTGTGGGAAGGCCTTCAAGGGCTCGTCGGGTCtgaggtaccacatgagggaccacacaggagagagaccctACCGCTGCACAGAGTGTGGCAAGAGCTTCAAGAGGTCCTCACTGCTCTCCATACACCAGAGG GTGCATACAGGTGTGCGAGCGTTCCAATGCCCCTACTGCCCGCTCACCTTCAAGTGGAGCTCCCACTACCAGTACCACCTGCGCCAGCACACGGGTGAGCGGCCCTATGTGTGTCAGGAGTGTGGCAAGTCCTTCAAAAACAGCAGCTGCCTGAGGAGACACAGTCAGCTCCACTCTGGCCTGCGCCCTCACATCTGTCCCATCTGCTCCAAGTCCTTCTCACAGACCTCCAACCTCAAACAG CACGAACGCACCCACTCAGGCGAGCGGCCCTTCCAGTGTGCCCAGTGTCACAAGAGcttcacccactcctccaatctCCAGCTCCACCTGAGAACTCACTCCTCCAGGAAGGACTACAAGTGTCCCTTCTGTGGGAAGGAGTTTGTCATGCAGTCCTACTTGCAGAGGCACATGAGGACCCATGGGAACGGGGCTGTGGCCGGGGACGCTGGGGTGGGGGGGAAGGAGGGGGGCAGGGCAGGTaaagggggtggaggggtgacAACCACCACCACCTTACTAAACCCCATCACCCTAGAGACCACAGGGAACTCTGGGTCTCTGATCGTGTCTCAGCCGGCGCTGGACATTCCCCCCAATACCTCCCAGAACTACTTCATGATCCAGACAGCAAATGGGCTTCAGCTCATTCCCCTGTCTGCCcccgcccccccccctccccctccgccTCCCCCCCAGACACAGTACATCCTCCTACAGTGCCCCTCCACCAATGGGAGCCAGCCCAGCCTGATTCTCGTCCCCACCACAGCGACCAATCCCCAGCCCACCCTGGAGTCCCAGGGCCTCCCATTGGTCCAGACAGTTCTAAACCCTGCCCAAACCCAGATGCAACATTTCCAGACCATATCCCAGCAACAACAGCAGCCCAGgttcatcatcaccaccaacaacaacaatgtAAACAACCCTCCCGTTGCTAAGACAACAACTCCCTCCCTGAACTCTATGCTGAACAAGCCCATTTTAGGGAAAAGTACCCGGACAGCCAGGTCCAGGAGAGGACGGAAACCCAAAGCCGCTGTAGGTCGGAATAATACCACCTATGTTGCTACGACAACCACCtctgtcaccatgacaacagcCCCCGTCAGTCAGTCGGGGGATGTAATACCTGTGTCTAGCTGTAATGTAACTAGTATCACTccagctactgttactgctgccaACACTATGACATCATCATTGCCATCGTCTTTACCCGCCAAGTCACAAAGTCCTTTCTCACCACCAACagcctctgtctctgtttctaccccctcctcctctacctctgccACTGTTACCTCAGGACCCCTAAAGGTTGCCACAGTTAACTCCGTTACCATGGTTACCCCGTCCTCCCTGCCCTCTGACCCTGTGACCTGGGTTGGGGAACCCCAAACCGCCCCAGAGTTGGGCGAGTCCACTGAGCAGGACATGAGAGGGGAACAGTATGTCCTCTGCTTCCAGAAAGAAGGAGGGAAGAAGGAAGAGGTAAagataggaggagagggaggagggtccTACGTGTTGCAGTTTCAAGGGCAGGGGTCCGGGGAGGGGgggcaaggaggaatgggcagagagggggatggggagtcATACGTGCTGCGCTTtcagactgagggagagagagaaggagagagagagggagggaaggagaaaggaggCCTGGTGTCACTGAACCTGCTGCAGGAATGGggaggagtgagggaaggagaaagacgAGTAGGGGAGGATGGTGGCGAGGGAGAGTCCTTTGTGCTTCATTTCCAAACAGAGCCGCAGAGCGAAGAACGAACCACTTCTGACCATGGCTATCCAGAAGGCCCCAGCAACAGCCTGGAACTTTCCTGCCCGCCTCCCCAGGCCTTAATGCCTCTGAATGGGCAGGAGGTGGTGTTTGAGCTGGGGGATGAGAACAAGATGGTGGGCCAGGGGTCTGGAGAGAGTGTGCAGATGATAGCCCTGATCCAAGGTGAAGGGggtggggagggagaagggggcaGTTACAGCGGGGCAGGGGGGGCAGTAGGGGAGGGCAGGGGGCCCATGGAGGGCATCTTTCagctggaggaaggagaggggatcgTTATAATTGAGGTTAGCACCAGCAGTCTAAGAGAAGGGATGgacagaggggaaggaggagtaactgtagagaggagtgaaGCAAAAGGAGGGAGTGGAATAACTGAGAGGCCTGAAAAAGACAGGAACTCAGCGGAATGCATTGAAATAGAGACTGGAGCGAATGAAGGAGAAAACACAGCTACGAATGGCCCTACACCTAACTCTCAGTTCTCTTAA
- the znf628 gene encoding zinc finger protein 729 isoform X1, with product MANSVATLVVQAELLPPQPSSSLSPFPSLQGSGEGEEDRERGEEADGEKGMVEGGEDLVLTGVGVQMVTSSVLAAPHLQEHPEHPFQCLDCGKSFKWSSRLAHHQRSHNNERPYRCNLCPKAFKGSSALLYHQRSHSGEKPYKCDDCDKAFKRSSLLQVHRSVHTGLRTFQCPYCPLTFKWSSHYQYHLRQHTGECPYPCDSCPKAFKNSSSLRRHKNVHLGLKPYVCTVCTKAFTQSTNLRQHMRIHTGERPYICGECGRSFTHSSNLALHQNSQSHTGEGKGGETGGGNMGDEIREVIVGEDVTSQMLTDMGFVSQEATVGVGVGEVFLSSGHQTLLPHLTLTPSQGGVCTSRAIGTEVHVSTESGASVLLYSCGSCSQTFSTRTELEDHQAMHLGPGEEGSSGVGEGGEGGVGHLLADFEEVVETTAAAENGHTTAELLGLTGGVDGGNMGTTQAQFDLLQSFTVGAQIPTDSVETGGNTTGPGTGTECAYCGKSFKTSGGLNRHLAQVHSLSPSQSRSQFSCSACDRSFTLLSSLLTHQHSHTPEQRLLAEAEAEIVCPASLSLSLPLPSSPSQGDQHQDTQGEIHVSLMAVTEKGDREVVKTSTRAVVKGQRRGAASKTAGGNNERPYRCSECGKAFKGSSGLRYHMRDHTGERPYRCTECGKSFKRSSLLSIHQRVHTGVRAFQCPYCPLTFKWSSHYQYHLRQHTGERPYVCQECGKSFKNSSCLRRHSQLHSGLRPHICPICSKSFSQTSNLKQHERTHSGERPFQCAQCHKSFTHSSNLQLHLRTHSSRKDYKCPFCGKEFVMQSYLQRHMRTHGNGAVAGDAGVGGKEGGRAGKGGGGVTTTTTLLNPITLETTGNSGSLIVSQPALDIPPNTSQNYFMIQTANGLQLIPLSAPAPPPPPPPPPQTQYILLQCPSTNGSQPSLILVPTTATNPQPTLESQGLPLVQTVLNPAQTQMQHFQTISQQQQQPRFIITTNNNNVNNPPVAKTTTPSLNSMLNKPILGKSTRTARSRRGRKPKAAVGRNNTTYVATTTTSVTMTTAPVSQSGDVIPVSSCNVTSITPATVTAANTMTSSLPSSLPAKSQSPFSPPTASVSVSTPSSSTSATVTSGPLKVATVNSVTMVTPSSLPSDPVTWVGEPQTAPELGESTEQDMRGEQYVLCFQKEGGKKEEVKIGGEGGGSYVLQFQGQGSGEGGQGGMGREGDGESYVLRFQTEGEREGEREGGKEKGGLVSLNLLQEWGGVREGERRVGEDGGEGESFVLHFQTEPQSEERTTSDHGYPEGPSNSLELSCPPPQALMPLNGQEVVFELGDENKMVGQGSGESVQMIALIQGEGGGEGEGGSYSGAGGAVGEGRGPMEGIFQLEEGEGIVIIEVSTSSLREGMDRGEGGVTVERSEAKGGSGITERPEKDRNSAECIEIETGANEGENTATNGPTPNSQFS from the exons agag ATCTCATTCAGGGGAGAAGCCCTATAAGTGTGACGACTGTGACAAAGCTTTCAAACGCTCCTCTCTGCTCCAG GTCCATCGTAGCGTCCACACAGGCCTGCGGACCTTCCAGTGCCCCTACTGCCCGCTCACCTTCAAGTGGAGCTCCCACTACCAGTATCACCTGCGCCAGCACACGGGCGAGTGCCCCTACCCCTGCGACAGCTGCCCCAAGGCCTTCAAGAACTCCAGCAGCCTGCGCCGACACAAGAACGTGCACCTGGGTCTGAAACCCTACGTGTGCACCGTGTGTACCAAGGCCTTCACCCAGTCCACCAACCTCAGACAGCAcatgagaatccacacaggagagaggccCTACATCTGTGGAGAGTGTGGacgcagtttcacacactcatCCAATCTGGCCCTGCACCAGAATTCTCAAAGTCACACTGGTGAAGGAAaggggggggagacagggggaggcaaCATGGGGGATGAGATACGGGAGGTGATAGTGGGGGAGGACGTGACATCACAAATGTTGACGGACATGGGCTTTGTGAGCCAGGAGGCCACGGTGGGGGTGGGGGTCGGGGAGGTGTTCCTATCGTCAGGTCACCAGACCCTCCTGCCCCATCTCACCCTCACCCCCTCCCAGGGGGGTGTGTGCACATCCAGGGCCATCGGGACAGAAGTGCACGTGAGCACGGAGTCGGGCGCCAGCGTGCTGCTGTACAGCTGTGGCAGCTGTAGTCAGACATTCAGCACACGGACAGAGCTAGAGGACCACCAGGCCATGCACCTGGGCCCCGGGGAGGAGGGGAGCAgcggggtgggggaggggggagagggaggggtggggcaTCTGCTGGCTGATTTTGAGGAGGTGGTGgagacgacggcagcagcagagAACGGACACACTACGGCTGAACTACTGGGACTGACCGGGGGAGTGGACGGAGGG AATATGGGGACTACTCAGGCCCAGTTTGACCTGCTGCAGAGCTTCACAGTGGGGGCTCAGATCCCCACAGACAGCGTGGAGACAGGGGGTAACACCACAGGTCCAGGGACGGGCACAGAGTGTGCCTACTGCGGGAAGAGCTTCAAGACCAGCGGAGGGCTCAACAGACACCTGGCACAG gtccactccctctctccctcccagtctcGCTCCCAGTTCAGCTGCTCTGCATGCGACCGCTccttcaccctcctctcttccctgctcACCCACCAGCACTCCCACACCCCCGAGCAGCGCCTCCTAGCCGAGGCTGAGGCGGAGATCGTCTGCCCCGCGTCCCTGTCCCTTTCCCTGCCCCTGCCCTCCTCCCCCAGCCAGGGGGACCAGCACCAGGACACCCAGGGGGAGATCCACGTCAGCCTGATGGCTGTGACTGAGaagggggacagggaggtggTCAAGACATCCACCAGAGCAGTGGTCAAgggccagaggagaggagcagctaGTAAGACTGCTGGGGGGAACAACG AGAGGCCGTACCGTTGCTCTGAGTGTGGGAAGGCCTTCAAGGGCTCGTCGGGTCtgaggtaccacatgagggaccacacaggagagagaccctACCGCTGCACAGAGTGTGGCAAGAGCTTCAAGAGGTCCTCACTGCTCTCCATACACCAGAGG GTGCATACAGGTGTGCGAGCGTTCCAATGCCCCTACTGCCCGCTCACCTTCAAGTGGAGCTCCCACTACCAGTACCACCTGCGCCAGCACACGGGTGAGCGGCCCTATGTGTGTCAGGAGTGTGGCAAGTCCTTCAAAAACAGCAGCTGCCTGAGGAGACACAGTCAGCTCCACTCTGGCCTGCGCCCTCACATCTGTCCCATCTGCTCCAAGTCCTTCTCACAGACCTCCAACCTCAAACAG CACGAACGCACCCACTCAGGCGAGCGGCCCTTCCAGTGTGCCCAGTGTCACAAGAGcttcacccactcctccaatctCCAGCTCCACCTGAGAACTCACTCCTCCAGGAAGGACTACAAGTGTCCCTTCTGTGGGAAGGAGTTTGTCATGCAGTCCTACTTGCAGAGGCACATGAGGACCCATGGGAACGGGGCTGTGGCCGGGGACGCTGGGGTGGGGGGGAAGGAGGGGGGCAGGGCAGGTaaagggggtggaggggtgacAACCACCACCACCTTACTAAACCCCATCACCCTAGAGACCACAGGGAACTCTGGGTCTCTGATCGTGTCTCAGCCGGCGCTGGACATTCCCCCCAATACCTCCCAGAACTACTTCATGATCCAGACAGCAAATGGGCTTCAGCTCATTCCCCTGTCTGCCcccgcccccccccctccccctccgccTCCCCCCCAGACACAGTACATCCTCCTACAGTGCCCCTCCACCAATGGGAGCCAGCCCAGCCTGATTCTCGTCCCCACCACAGCGACCAATCCCCAGCCCACCCTGGAGTCCCAGGGCCTCCCATTGGTCCAGACAGTTCTAAACCCTGCCCAAACCCAGATGCAACATTTCCAGACCATATCCCAGCAACAACAGCAGCCCAGgttcatcatcaccaccaacaacaacaatgtAAACAACCCTCCCGTTGCTAAGACAACAACTCCCTCCCTGAACTCTATGCTGAACAAGCCCATTTTAGGGAAAAGTACCCGGACAGCCAGGTCCAGGAGAGGACGGAAACCCAAAGCCGCTGTAGGTCGGAATAATACCACCTATGTTGCTACGACAACCACCtctgtcaccatgacaacagcCCCCGTCAGTCAGTCGGGGGATGTAATACCTGTGTCTAGCTGTAATGTAACTAGTATCACTccagctactgttactgctgccaACACTATGACATCATCATTGCCATCGTCTTTACCCGCCAAGTCACAAAGTCCTTTCTCACCACCAACagcctctgtctctgtttctaccccctcctcctctacctctgccACTGTTACCTCAGGACCCCTAAAGGTTGCCACAGTTAACTCCGTTACCATGGTTACCCCGTCCTCCCTGCCCTCTGACCCTGTGACCTGGGTTGGGGAACCCCAAACCGCCCCAGAGTTGGGCGAGTCCACTGAGCAGGACATGAGAGGGGAACAGTATGTCCTCTGCTTCCAGAAAGAAGGAGGGAAGAAGGAAGAGGTAAagataggaggagagggaggagggtccTACGTGTTGCAGTTTCAAGGGCAGGGGTCCGGGGAGGGGgggcaaggaggaatgggcagagagggggatggggagtcATACGTGCTGCGCTTtcagactgagggagagagagaaggagagagagagggagggaaggagaaaggaggCCTGGTGTCACTGAACCTGCTGCAGGAATGGggaggagtgagggaaggagaaagacgAGTAGGGGAGGATGGTGGCGAGGGAGAGTCCTTTGTGCTTCATTTCCAAACAGAGCCGCAGAGCGAAGAACGAACCACTTCTGACCATGGCTATCCAGAAGGCCCCAGCAACAGCCTGGAACTTTCCTGCCCGCCTCCCCAGGCCTTAATGCCTCTGAATGGGCAGGAGGTGGTGTTTGAGCTGGGGGATGAGAACAAGATGGTGGGCCAGGGGTCTGGAGAGAGTGTGCAGATGATAGCCCTGATCCAAGGTGAAGGGggtggggagggagaagggggcaGTTACAGCGGGGCAGGGGGGGCAGTAGGGGAGGGCAGGGGGCCCATGGAGGGCATCTTTCagctggaggaaggagaggggatcgTTATAATTGAGGTTAGCACCAGCAGTCTAAGAGAAGGGATGgacagaggggaaggaggagtaactgtagagaggagtgaaGCAAAAGGAGGGAGTGGAATAACTGAGAGGCCTGAAAAAGACAGGAACTCAGCGGAATGCATTGAAATAGAGACTGGAGCGAATGAAGGAGAAAACACAGCTACGAATGGCCCTACACCTAACTCTCAGTTCTCTTAA